One window of Microbacterium sediminis genomic DNA carries:
- the coaE gene encoding dephospho-CoA kinase yields MTLVALTGGIASGKSTIARRLAEHGAVVIDADALVRELQQPGTAVTRAIGDAFPGVVGEDGSLDRAALGAVVFADPAALTTLNRIVHPAVKAESQRRFAEAVGADPDAVVVYDVPLLAEARGTGEWDLVVVAHAPAEVREERLVTQRGMTREDARARIANQAGDAERLALADVVIDTSGSIDDTLRQADDLWARLR; encoded by the coding sequence ATGACTCTTGTCGCGCTGACGGGCGGGATCGCCTCCGGGAAGTCCACGATCGCCCGCCGCCTCGCCGAGCACGGCGCGGTCGTGATCGACGCCGACGCGCTGGTCCGCGAGCTGCAGCAGCCGGGCACCGCGGTGACGCGCGCGATCGGCGACGCGTTTCCCGGCGTGGTGGGAGAGGACGGATCGCTCGATCGCGCCGCACTCGGCGCCGTCGTGTTCGCCGACCCGGCCGCCCTCACCACGCTGAACCGCATCGTGCATCCCGCCGTGAAGGCGGAGTCGCAGCGGCGGTTCGCCGAGGCCGTGGGGGCCGATCCCGATGCCGTCGTCGTGTACGACGTGCCGCTGCTGGCCGAGGCGCGAGGGACGGGGGAGTGGGATCTCGTGGTCGTCGCCCACGCGCCGGCCGAGGTGCGCGAGGAGCGCCTCGTGACGCAGCGCGGCATGACCCGCGAGGACGCCCGCGCCCGCATCGCCAACCAGGCCGGCGACGCCGAGCGGCTGGCCCTGGCCGACGTCGTCATCGACACCTCGGGCTCGATCGACGACACCCTCCGCCAGGCCGACGACCTGTGGGCGCGCCTGCGCTGA
- a CDS encoding VOC family protein: MSVPSLLDHVVIAGPDLAALVAWFAKRTGVTAAPGGVHPTGTANALVALTVDGRRAPHYVELIGPDPDRAEAALPTTFGIHELDAPLIVTYAIHPADIDGVVAGARARGYDPGDVWDLSRRRPDGVLLEWRLTRGDTGFEAPFLIDWGTTTQPGLDDLPALELLGFERIEPDPGPLRAIHDALGLPDGSLAEVVPGAPAGFRLTVRTAAGATVTL, from the coding sequence GTGAGCGTCCCCTCGCTGCTCGATCACGTCGTCATCGCCGGCCCCGATCTGGCCGCGCTCGTCGCGTGGTTCGCCAAGCGCACCGGGGTGACGGCGGCGCCCGGCGGCGTGCACCCCACGGGCACCGCCAACGCGCTCGTGGCGCTGACGGTCGACGGCCGGCGCGCCCCGCACTACGTCGAGCTGATCGGTCCCGATCCCGATCGCGCCGAGGCGGCGCTGCCGACCACCTTCGGGATCCACGAGCTGGACGCGCCGCTGATCGTCACCTACGCGATCCACCCGGCCGACATCGACGGCGTGGTCGCGGGCGCCCGGGCGCGCGGATACGACCCCGGTGACGTGTGGGATCTGTCGCGGCGTCGGCCGGACGGGGTGCTGCTCGAGTGGCGGCTCACGCGCGGCGACACCGGGTTCGAGGCGCCGTTCCTCATCGACTGGGGCACCACGACGCAGCCGGGCCTCGACGATCTGCCCGCGCTGGAGCTGCTTGGGTTCGAGCGGATCGAGCCCGACCCCGGCCCGCTGCGGGCGATCCACGACGCGCTGGGGCTGCCCGACGGCTCGCTCGCGGAGGTGGTGCCCGGCGCACCCGCCGGGTTCCGGCTCACCGTCCGCACCGCCGCCGGGGCGACCGTCACGCTCTGA